ctctgataccaactgatgtgaccccggactacggacgtgaaccacggacgtacggacggagcAAACCCAGCGGAACGATTCGAAAAGTACGACTCGGTTGGGCCGTGAGCGGATGGAATCGGCGGTCGGAGCGATGTACGGAAGGAAACGGCACAAAGGAACGACAAGAACGGACGGAGAGAGACTCgcgaggagatgctcgactcgtttGTCTCTCGGATAGATGGAGATAGACGTGGAATGAGGTAGCGACACACAAGGGATGGATCTCCTTGCGATACGGCCAAACTAGTAGCTAACGAACCCGGTTCGTGCagcttctagggtttcgtttcaATCACTGAAAACGAGAGAGAAGGATAACTTCTGGTTCTTAATTCTTAATAGTCTGCCTTACATGATAGGGTCTAGGCCCTTTATATAGGGCCGCTTACATAGAGGaactctcaaaaccctaaacacgtgGGTGGAGATAAAACGCAGCGTTCAAGACAtagtttttaaaagagaaataaaactaAGGATAGAATGGCCACGCGGCCGAAGTGGTCCATGGCCATGCACTAGGGTCCatagcctcgttaaaacccccTTGGTAAACCACGTAGGGACAAACCCAaggtgggaaaaagagtactactTTCCCTAATGACTTGGAGGTCTTCACCCTTGTGAGATGGTGAAGACCGTTAGAAGAGCCTCGGTTGGCTGCTCGTCGGGTCGGTTGGGGCCGCGGTCGAGTTCTGCTTGTTCCTGGACGAAAGCTTGGACAAAGATGAGGCACTTCTTCCTTGCGGTCCTAGCTGCGGTCCGGCTCCTTGTTGTAGCTCCGGGCATCAGGTTCGGTGCTTGGGCTGAGGGCCGTCAACTTCAGGACGCAGTCGCGTCCTTGGTTCCTTGCGCGCTCCGGTCCTCGTCCGTGTCCGTATGCTGGCCATCGTCCCGGGTTCCATCACTGGTGGTCCGGTCGAGGGACAGGAGCTGCAGCTTCCCAaccagtcctcctggacgcgACTCCGCCCGCGGCCAAGgttcgcttaggctttgcaacccttgcgtcCCACGCGCGTTGTGTTGACCCGGACAAGGCTGAGTAACATTTGCAACTTGCCTTATTTTCTCGAAAACCgcatatattactttaataaatcattttattgaaaaaaagtcatcaaagcaatatacataGGTACTCGGATAACTTTGCAATATCGTTTAGGAAAATACtgggttttacaaagaacacagaaaaaccctatccggtaccatAAAGTTTGCTCgagctctagactcacttaggcttcttgcacaacaaaaatattatcatgagtaatctaagattactcagtgagcctgggcacccctttcctaaacaggattctacttccccaacccgactaccccaacaGGAAAAGGAAACAAGCAAGGCAAACAAGCCAGCAACAATCAAAGCTAAAGAATTACATGAAAGCATACGCTAACATCATgcaagactaagcaaacaacaTGCAATGctaagctatcaacatgcaagacGAAGCTATCAACATGtaagcaagcaaacaatcaaagcAACACAGCAAAAACAATAGCGGAAGCTataaacaacaaccaatcgagagAGATTAGAACGACACGACTTTACTCAGACGATCTAGAGATACTTGAGATATTTtagactctttcacctatgGGTACTTGAAATATTCTAGACTCTTTCAgctcaacaacaaacaagacatctagAGTACTAGAAGGAATACTTGAGATATTTtagactctttcacctatgGGTCCTCGATAATCTGTTTCGTTCCAAAACAATTCCCATGCTGAGACCACGaaggtaaccagcatgagcccCCACAAaggctacatcgtcatgtagcggtcacgctagtagctagctagccgtgacatTGTCCCGCACGAGTGGTCATCGGGAACTCTCGCGAGACAAAACGCAATTGGAACAAAAGATCGACTACACTATTCTAGCTAGgactcaagaaacaaattcaggAGACTTAGCTAAAATACACGAAATAACTCAAGCATGAAATCaagcaaaacaagcaagaaaatcaagcaagagaacatgcaacaatcaacaagcaactAGAATGATAATTCATGTACTTAGATTGTtattcatgcatgcaacccaTTTATACAACTTAAGCaattaatgcaacaagttcaAAATATGCATGCAATCATATTTTAAGCAATTTAACCCATATAAATACTTTAAGTCCTTTTTACGCAGGCAAGCTAACCTCACCAATATACTTGTGCATGTACTCGATTTTATGCAAGAATTATTGCAAACAAAATCTTTCCAACTTAACCATGCATGCAACCTGtttatccaaattttaagcaaCTCCAATTACTTAACATGCACCCAAGTTCAATTTCTCATGGTGATCCCCAACTCAAATTCAATGTGCCTTTAAACATGAActtagcatgaatcctaccatatttcGCATGCATCAAAATTAAACTGATTCTAACATGAATCTGGTCtaaatgcatcaagcaaagatCTAAAGATCCATGCTGTGTCCCATACACAATTACCACAGAACTCACCTTGGGGCAACGGATGATGGTTGGACTTCACTGCACCACGGATCAGACAACTCCTTCTTCTTGCAACCACAACAACTCTTCACAGCTCTTCTCCAATTCTCTCCTTAGTCCGCAACACTTCTCTCCTCTTACCTCAACAGCTTCACCCTCTCGaatcactctctcttctcttcgaTTTGAGAGCAAAAATCgcaattttgagtgtttagggttttcgaAAATGAGAGAGAACGATCTCAAGAGTCCTATTTATAGGTCGAGCATCCCCCTTTCTTCCCTTAGTGAGATTTGACAAATGGCAAGCATGAGCTTGCATGGGGCGCATGTAAGTCACTCGCCAGCCACTTGGCGCACATGACCTTGCATGTGGTGCGTGAAATGCACTCTCCCTTGCATGAAATTTGATTGGTCCAACTCTTAGAGACATAATGATTATGCCGCCATTAGTACTTTATTCTTCAAACCAAAACCGCACTGTCCTACCGTGCGGCACGTACGGTATCGCCCGGACATCTCTCGGCCATGGTTCGGTCTCGGTCCAGATTGCGTTTGGCTCCTCCGGACTCCCTCGGTCGTCTCTTGGACAACTTTCGGCTTTCTCTCTCGGGTCCTTCATGTCTTTTCTGGTACTTCCCTCGGACCGCACCGTCCTTCCCAGTTCCTCTCGAACCGTACTGGTCTTTCGGTTACTTCTCGGTCCGTACTGTCCTTTCTGGTACTTCTCAGACCGTCTCTTCCGCATACGCGGTTTTCTGCGTAAACTATCAACTCCCGATCAGTCTTAAGGTCTCGATCGTACATCCGACCACTCTGGTCTTGGCTTGGTCATCCTCCGATTTGTGCATTTTTCCTCGGACTTCCTTCGGCCattctcctttgtttttcttcctcttcctctttaaTTCTTTTCCGGGCCATTTCCTCGAACTTTTATTTTCGGGATTTCTACCCttagtgagggtcattacaccGCGTGTTTTACCTCTTCGGGATGCCGAATAACCTGCAGCTTATATTACCAAGTATCGACGAAGGTCGGTGGGATTGCCCAGCCGGTCACCTCTGCGACTACGTTGATTTTTTTGCCGAGTGCGGCCTGTGGTTCCCCATTCCCGAATTTCTGACGAGTTACAGTGCGTGTCTGGAGATTGCATTTTCGCAGCTGTCGATCTTCACGATCCGTAACGCAGTAGGGCTTACGATAATTGGCAACTATATGGATATCAAGATGAGTGCCGACATGTTCAAGCTGGTCACTCGATTTACGCATGATAGTTTGGGGCTATGTTGTACTTGCTATACGCCAGGTCTCACGAATCATGCGTGGCCAGAAGAGCCATATTCACGATTGGCGGAGGAAGTTTTTCTTCGTAGAAAAAAACGATATTTCTGTCGAAGATCCCGACACGACCTGCCCTCCTGCTTAGAACTTTACTTCCGGTAGCCACTACTGGGTTGGGTTCGTCTTCTTTTGATCGTCCTAACTCTGTTTTCTGAttcgtttgttttattttcgCAGGCGATCCTCCACCTTCTACTGCGTGCAATTCTGAAACTGTTGAATAAGcttctgcttttctttttaGCGGGACTTTGCGGTGGCCGAACGTTCTTTCACACTTCAAGACTTGTAAGTTTTTTGTTAGCCTACCTTCGTCTTCAGGCTTGTGTGCTTTCATGCCTAAGGCTCTTATTTATTCTGTAGGTTCACAGACCCGATTGCAAATGGGAGACTGCCCGATGCCATGCTACGCTGACTTGTTCGATGCCGAATATGCTCCTGCTGTCACAACCGAGGTTGTTGCACCAAACGCCGAGGTCGGAGCGGAGGTTGCTACGGTGGAGCATGAGGATGGCATGGTGGCTGTCCTCGAGGGTGACCCTAGTCGTAGAACTCGTGTAGCCGAAGTTGTTGCGACTCGTGTTGCGAAGAAGGCTTCTTCAAGGCCCTGTGGGAGCGCTCCTGCACCTGGTGGTGGCGATCGTACTCGAAAGAGGGCGTCGCGCTCGAGTCCTCGAAGTGATGTTGGAGGAAACCCTAGACGTAGCCACTTTGTAGAGGATGGTCGTGCGGGAATTGATCACTCGTTCTCCTTTCGCTATGATGTGAAAGACTTGGCATTTTACGGTGACTCACGGGCTTGTGCGGATCTTGCCAGCAAGATTCATGGGGACTTTGTCCCTCTCCCGTCTCTTGGCGATTTGACTTGTTCATCTGTGTACGAAGATTTCGTTTGTCGGCAGATTTAGGTTCGACTTGACTTTGACTAATGTTTTGCTTGGTTGTAACTTGACTTTCTTTTCTCGATGTCTCAGGCAATAAGCTGGACTAACCGTCTTACGGGCGAATACGAAGATAAAGTGCGTGCGGCTAAGAGAGAGACTGCGCTCGTTCAGGATGTGCTTGTTCAGGCCGAGCGATCGAGCAAGGATAATGCAGCGCTGGTCAAGGAGCTGACGGCTTCGCTAAAGCAATCCCAACGGAAGCTCACTTCTGAGTCGAAGCGACTTAGGAAAGCGAGAGATGAGTGCGGTGAGGAAGAGCGTGCGAAGGCTGCTGTTGTGATCAGGACACATTGCGAGCGTATTAACCACCTGAGGAGGCATGTGATTGCATCACGCGAGAAACAGCCCGACTTGCTCCTTCTTAGCCAGGTGACAGGGACTACACAGTGTCTAGAGACGTTGATCAAGAGGGGCGTTGCTATTCTAGAAAATAGGATGGTTCGTCTTACTGCTAGCGAGGAGGAGTTCCAGGCGAAAGTGAACCGAGTCGCAGTGCATCCGCTCTTTGACAGTGATCTCAAGCCATTCCCGGAGGCTGCTGGTTGAGGGGGTGATGATGCCGCAAACGAGTGATATGTCCTCGTCTTATTgcttgtttttgcttttgatttccCTTTTGTTATTGTGAACTTGATCGCTGATTGCTTTTGTATTTCTCCTTTCGGTGTTGCAAACTTTGTTGTTTCTGCTTTATGGATGATTTCTGCGCAAAAATTGATTATTGCCGATTTTCATTCCCTTCATTATGATGAAGTTGCTTCTGAATGATAGCACAAAATTTGATTATTGTGTACAACAGAGATGCGACGTTTTGGTTGTTTACAGGGCATATTTTGCAGTGCAGAACGTCTCCTGGCTTACCCTGGATATGTTGTTCCCCAAAACTTCTCGAGTAGACAAGACGGACTTGTCGTACTGTTTTAGGTGCGGTAAGCGTGACCGGCTTACCATGTGGGTGCTGCAGGAATTGCGGGTGTGCGAGTCGGGGTCTCGGCTTACTCACTCTGGTTCCTGCTAGCTATTTGCGAGTCTGGGCTCGGCTTAAAATGTCCTACCGAAGTTAGGacgtggattatttcaccacttCACCCATGCGGAGCGCGTTTTAGAGCTGTGCGCCTGACCAGGGCGTCAGAATAAGAGTCTATAGATTGCTCAAAAGCGTTTCGTTgtgaaacttttattttttatttaagttatagtTGGACTTCGTGaaaggctgcctacgtaccctcgaAAGGGATCAAATCATTTGTAGTTCGGATTACATGGAAATGCTTGGTAGATCgagcttttattttatttttttatttttttttgggagggATGCAACATGAGGACTTcgagaaggtcacccatcctagtaTTACTCTTGCCCAAGCACGCTTAACTACGAAGTTCTGATGGGATTCAgtgcattagtgctggtatgatcgcatCCATGAAAGATAACAATTCATTTCCAGTTGTGGCTTCGATGAGCTGATCAATGCGCAGAAGGGAAAAACTGTCTTTCGGACAAGCTTTGTTGAGGTATGTGAAGTCGACGCGCACTCTCCACgtaccattcttcttcttaaccacGACCGGGTTACTCAGCCAATCTGGATAGCGAACTTCTGTGATTGATCCTGCGTCAAGTAGCTTCCGTACCTCGTCATTGACCGCAGTTGTGTGTTCCGCACCGAGCTTGCGACGCTTTTGCTTAACGGTCTGTAAGTTGGATTGACGTTGAGCTCGTGGAATCCCCATGGTGGGCGCCAAATTATTGATGTGTGAAATCGACAATATAGATAATACGAATATTCTTTGGGATAAATTGGAAttggtccttttattaacgtagaattCAAGAGAAGGGTTTACAGAAAATACAATCAAAGCTCTAAGCGCAATTAATACGAATGTAAATGCACTTTTCTCTCTGATTACCAAGATTTCGGATCCAGAGCTCTGACAATGACCtctggtatttatagtgggacACTGACCTAGGTTCCCTTCTACCTCCTCCGTAAAATGACCATTTTGCCCCTGCGGCCAAATGGGCCAGATCCAAATCTTCAAGCCCTAAACTTCTTAGGAATCCTCTGTTGGGCTTGCTGAACTGTcgggggcaaagcccatatctaACAAGAAAGACGAGGACTGTAAATGATTTGTATCATGTTATCATGCAATTCTATTTCTCTCTTGTAGTGTACTAGCCACTTTGATCCACCTTTGCCGACTCTGACTTATTACCTTAAAAAGTCAGTCAATTATTGCTCTTTTGGTAAGAATTGGaagaatatgttttcttaaattagTCTGTTATGACTCTTCGGAAAgtataaagaaaaggaaactttaaaatttgttatgatTCTATTAGTGAATCtaagtttctaatttctattatgtatatatatgagttatctctctctcttgacaATTAGGTCACACGATCGACGATGTCAATGAATCTGCTTCCATCTGATTTGGAAGAGGAAATCCTCTGTAGAGTTCCATTCAGATGTCTTGCCAAGTTCAGATCTGTATGCAAGCATTGGAATAGTATGATTTTGGACGAGAGACTCATCCTTAAGAACTTGTCACGTACGCGCATGAGCTATAGCGGTGAGCATGAGTTTATAATCACCCATAATGCGTGTCTTTCTTCTTCCGTGAGCATTAAGGAGCAGCAAAACGTGGTAGATTCTCCTCCGTCTTTGGTGACCAAAAACCTTAGCCTTAAAAGAGTTCGTCCAGCACGGCGTGTTAAGGTGTACAAGATCGTGCAGTGCGACGGTCTCTTGTTGTGTGTCATGGACAACCAGCTTTTGGTTCGGAACCCTTTACTGAAAGAAACGAGTTGGGTCAAATGCGGCAGCGACTTTCACGCATACGATGATGCGTACAGCCTTGGATACCTCAGCCCTTGTGATTACAGGATCTTACGGTTTCGATGTGCTAGTAATTCAAGAAACAGACCTCCAAGAGTTGAGGTCTGCCAACTCGCGTCTAAGACATGGAAGGTTATAGATTATCCGATCAGTACTTTTGATTGGGTCCTTAAAATACCCTTGTCGATACTCTCTTTGAGAGGAACTCCTTACTGGATTGGTctccgagaagaagaagaccataCAACAACAGCCTTCGTACAAAGCTTTGATTTTGCCAAAGAGAGGTTTCAACCGATAGATCAGCTACCGTTCAGGTATGAAGAGTTGAATCCTATTGCAATGGAGATATTTAAAGGAGACAGGCTCTCAGTGTTGGAGCAATGTCACAAAACAAGGAAGATATGCATATGGGTTAAGCATTGGCTCTTACCTTCTTGGAGTAGATTGATGGTCGTGGCTATACCACATTTTCCGCTGTTACATCCACCATCAAGTCGTGTTTCCACAgatttttttcttgacaaaaacGGTAGGCTCGTCGTAATTTGTGTTGAGTTCAATGtccaatatatttataacatttacAGAGTCATGGGCGAGAACAACGACGAGTGGCAAGTTTTTGAAACAGACAATGCTGCGGAAAATAGTATTTATTGTTCATGCAGCTTCGTTCCGAGTTTAGTCAGGCTTCCAGGGTTTTTGAAGCAAGACACAAGTCGGATTCGTTGGAAAAAAAGTAGATTCAACTAGTCTTGCTTTTTGGTTGTCCTTTTTGCTGGGTTTTGTGCTTATTGTTGCTAATTCTGTTATTTAAAAGTTATGATTTACTATTTTACCTAGACTTCGTTCCCCATATTTTTGATTCGTGTATTTACCCATTCTCTAATCAGATCATTTGGAACATTTTGAGAAAGGCTAAACAGATCGTCAAATTTCTGAGAGATTTGTAAGAACCAATAGACAAAGGCCATAACATTGTTTTGACATCTCTATCCTGCAAATTTGCAATTGCTTCAAGCACTCTCACATATCCAAGAcattttacataataaaaacatagtACACTGTAACAGGGATCCAAGATTACCACTCTTAAATGATAGACCAATGAACATtgttttgctcatcaaaagaaGATTATTATTATACGAACATAAAATGGTCAAACCAACACAAAACGAAAGGTTTCTGTGAATCAGAGGAAGGCCATAAGAGGTAGGAGAAGTAGGAGTTCAGCTGCAAGAGGGCTGAGGTTGGCTGCACCGCCTGTGCCAGGGTTTCTGGTGGAGTTACGAGGATCGATCAGTGGCGATGGACCAGAAGTAGCAGGAGGAGAAAGAGTCGGTGGTGGAGTGGATACACTTGGTGGAGGAGCTTCGACCTCTGGTGGAGTTGTAGATTCCAAGCTTTCATCTTCAAAACCTGCCATTAACACAAAACACTTCATTATCAATGCTTCGTTCCTAGGTATATACAGTCACTTACTGATTTGATCACTTACAATTAGACCGCTTCCAACCCAAAATCATTCTCTCCCGGTCGAATACAATGCGGTAGCCTGACATCAAGTTCTCTGAAACCACCAATATGTGAAAATGCATTCAACACAtactctttatttttctctctgcTTCAATTATAAGCATTGAATGCGTTGCCGCGTAAAACTCAGTTTTGGGAATACTTACGTCCGATAATGTTAAGCTTGAAATCCACGCTCTTCAGGATAGCCAAGCAGTACATGGCGGAATCGTCCTGTTTATAAGGTTGAATACAAAAAGCAAATGTATATGAATACGCTAATCCATGAAACTTTGTGAAATTGAAGGAatgaaaaacaataaatatCTTGCCTCATTCCACACTGTGAAAAGCGGATCTCTCAGAGTCATTTGGGATCCTCCAGCAAAAGTCATATTTACTCTAGGGAATTTAAAGCTTGTAGTATTTGGACTGCATGCAAAGAGGAATAACATCAGAATGCATATGTGAAACAGAGACATGCTATTTTACAGATTACTTAGCTAGTTAACTATTACATACACTACTGTTCTCTTCTACATTCAATGTCCCCCTATATCTTATTTTATAGGCGTTATTCGTTAGAAGTCCAACACATTTTACTGAAACGGGTAAAAGCATATGAGTGCATGCATGACCTTGTTTCGTAACAGAACTCAAATGGAATCTCAGGATCAATCGGGCGTCGCTTGTCCTTGACATTATCGTGAAACTACAAAAGTAAACGAATGAAAGGTCATTTAATGTAACAAACGCAAGCTTGGAGGAATGACGCCCACTGAAAGATTACAGATACGAGAAATCTAATGATTTAACGGCACAAAGTTTCTTGAAGAATAAAAACTTCGCTTAGATACGGTATTAGTACAATGAATCTGGCCAGACAGCATTATAGTCGATAATTAGTCTGATCTAAGGCACTTACAGCTTTGGTAATAAGACCGTATGCTGGCTCCAGTAAGTGTGTAAATGATNNNNNNNNNNNNNNNNNNNNNNNNNNNNNNNNNNNNNNNNNNNNNNNNNNNNNNNNNNNNNNNNNNNNNNNNNNNNNNNNNNNNNNNNNNNNNNNNNNNNNNNNNNNNNNNNNNNNNNNNNNNNNNNNNNNNNNNNNNNNNNNNNNNNNNNNNNNNNNNNNNNNNNNNNNNNNNNNNNNNNNNNNNNNNNNNNNNNNNNNNNNNNNNNNNNNNNNNNNNNNNNNNNNNNNNNNNNNNNNNNNNNNNNNNNNNNNNNNNNNNNNNNNNNNNNNNNNNNNNNNNNNNNNNNNNNNNNNNNNNNNNNNNNNNNNNNNNNNNNNNNNNNNNNNNNNNNNNNNNNNNNNNNNNNNNNNNNNNNNNNNNNNNNNNNNNNNNNNNNNNNNNNNNNNNNNNNNNNNNNNNNNNNNNNNNNNNNNNNNNNNNNNNNNNNNNNNNNNNNNNNNNNNNNNNNNNNNNNNNNNNNNNNNNNNNNNNNNNNNNNNNNNNNNNNNNNNNNNNNNNNNNNNNNNNNNNNNNNNNNNNNNNNNNNNNNNNNNNNNNNNNNNNNNNNNNNNNNNNNNNNNNNNNNNNNNNNNNNNNNNNNNNNNNNNNNNNNNNNNNNNNNNNNNNNNNNNNNNNNNNNNNNNNNNNNNNNNNNNNNNNNNNNNNNNNNNNNNNNNNNNNNNNNNNNNNNNNNNNNNNNNNNNNNNNNNNNNNNNNNNNNNNNNNNNNNNNNNNNNNNNNNNNNNNNNNNNNNNNNNNNNNNNNNNNNNNNNNNNNNNNNNNNNNNNNNNNNNNNNNNNNNNNNNNNNNNNNNNNNNNNNNNNNNNNNNNNNNNNNNNNNNNNNNNNNNNNNNNNNNNNNNNNNNNNNNNNNNNNNNNNNNNNNNNNNNNNNNNNNNNNNNNNNNNNNNNNNNNNNNNNNNNNNNNNNNNNNNNNNNNNNNNNNNNNNNNNNNNNNNNNNNNNNNNNNNNNNNNNNNNNNNNNNNNNNNNNNNNNNNNNNNNNNNNNNNNNNNNNNNNNNNNNNNNNNNNNNNNNNNNNNNNNNNNNNNNNNNNNNNNNNNNNNNNNNNNNNNNNNNNNNNNNNNNNNNNNNNNNNNNNNNNNNNNNNNNNNNNNNNNNNNNNNNNNNNNNNNNNNNNNNNNNNNNNNNNNNNNNNNNNNNNNNNNNNNNNNNNNNNNNNNNNNNNNNNNNNNNNNNNNNNNNNNNNNNNNNNNaaaaaaaaaaaaaaaagtatgtgcTTTCGAGAGGAGAAAGGTACCCGTGGAAGCCCAACGTCCTCCAAGTCACGGATACAAGAGGAACCGCAATTGCAAGGCAACCAAAACAAATCGCTGCCAGTGTCCAAAGCCACCAGGAACCAAGTGGCCGGTGTACCAACAGAGACATTGGCGTAATGCAGGCTGAAGCCACATGGATATACAAATCATATTCAACAAGCCAAGGAGTTAAAATATGgttgcataaaaaaaataaaacgaaaggAGAAGAGGCATTACGATCCTAGAAGGTCGATTGTAATCGTGCGGTTACCCCGCATGAACGTGACGGGAGGTTCTTCGTTGTTGGATGCAAGACCTCGACCTCTGATCAACCGATCACGGTGGGCCAAAAGCTTGAAGTAATTCAAACTTCCCTTTTCCGGAACTAAATCGCCAAACCCAAGAGTTTGCTTGACCGTATCAGAGAACATGTGATGAACTTCGAAGCTGAACTTCCTAGAAGCCTCACATCTCTCCAAACCCCAACACACCACTAACACAGACAATAACACAAACACTTGGCGTGCAACGTCCATTACTTCAATCTCAGAAGTTCTTTTCCGAGAATACAAAAACACCTCCGGAATAAAACTCCGGTTGCTTCCTCAGATAACGAAATACAACGGGACAAATCCCGTATATGTAaggaagcaaaacaaaaaaaaaaaaaNNNNNNNNNNNNNNNNNNNNNNNNNNNNNNNNATTCTTCCGATAAAGTCAACAATATTCCCGAAACACATTGAGAAAGAGTTCGCAGTGATATTTGCTTTTGCCAGTACACTCGGAACTGAGTAATCTTTCATACCAAGCCCAAGAAGACCATTCACAGCCACACTTCTCCGGTACAAACCTGTCTGATTCTGACCGCAGCTGCATCACAAAGCCATGTGAGTTCCAagagaggcaaaaaaaaaacctttacttTCTAGTGACCAGCTTTCAAACTAAGTTCAATCTCATCGTACCAATATATAGATTGCTTGACGGATTATTTCACGGCTTTTAACACGAAATGAGCATACCTTTAGAGGTTAAAATAGCGGCACAAGGGTTTTTGATAAGAAAAGACatataataatgaaaagaaattGATTACTTACCCAAGCGTGATATTAGCTTTGACAGGCTCTAAACCCTCGTCCTCTGTGACCAAATGCAATACATCCTGTAACAATGTCCCTGTAGTGACGGTGGTGCTAGAGTAGGGAATCTGATAAGGGCAAATACTTGTAGGAGAAGAACATCCTCCTGATCCAAAACAACGCTTGTCACTGCATCTAATGCTTGAACTTGTAGAAGATGCATTGGGACTGTATAGATTGAGTGGTAGA
The sequence above is drawn from the Camelina sativa cultivar DH55 chromosome 4, Cs, whole genome shotgun sequence genome and encodes:
- the LOC104784003 gene encoding putative F-box/LRR-repeat/kelch-repeat protein At1g11620, yielding MSMNLLPSDLEEEILCRVPFRCLAKFRSVCKHWNSMILDERLILKNLSRTRMSYSGEHEFIITHNACLSSSVSIKEQQNVVDSPPSLVTKNLSLKRVRPARRVKVYKIVQCDGLLLCVMDNQLLVRNPLLKETSWVKCGSDFHAYDDAYSLGYLSPCDYRILRFRCASNSRNRPPRVEVCQLASKTWKVIDYPISTFDWVLKIPLSILSLRGTPYWIGLREEEDHTTTAFVQSFDFAKERFQPIDQLPFRYEELNPIAMEIFKGDRLSVLEQCHKTRKICIWVKHWLLPSWSRLMVVAIPHFPLLHPPSSRVSTDFFLDKNGRLVVICVEFNVQYIYNIYRVMGENNDEWQVFETDNAAENSIYCSCSFVPSLVRLPGFLKQDTSRIRWKKSRFN
- the LOC104784004 gene encoding aspartyl protease family protein 1-like — its product is MTFAGGSQMTLRDPLFTVWNEDDSAMYCLAILKSVDFKLNIIGQNLMSGYRIVFDRERMILGWKRSNCFEDESLESTTPPEVEAPPPSVSTPPPTLSPPATSGPSPLIDPRNSTRNPGTGGAANLSPLAAELLLLLPLMAFL